The following proteins are co-located in the Tardibacter chloracetimidivorans genome:
- a CDS encoding DUF2829 domain-containing protein — translation MNFGDALAYLKDGKRVARVGWNGKGMFLFLVPGSTFKVNRAPLLGIYPEGTEINYHAHIDMKTAQDTVVPWLASQTDVLAEDWEQVV, via the coding sequence ATGAACTTTGGAGATGCACTTGCCTATCTTAAAGACGGCAAGCGTGTAGCCCGTGTGGGATGGAACGGGAAGGGGATGTTCCTCTTCCTTGTCCCCGGTTCTACTTTTAAGGTCAACCGCGCCCCTCTCCTTGGGATTTACCCGGAGGGCACGGAGATTAACTACCACGCACATATCGACATGAAGACCGCTCAGGACACTGTTGTCCCTTGGTTGGCCTCCCAGACGGACGTTCTGGCGGAAGATTGGGAGCAGGTAGTTTAA